The genome window CGCGCTGCCAGGCGCTTCAGGTTGCGCGCGTCTACCGGGGCATCCGTCGCGACCACCACCATCACCGAGCCGTTGCCGCGATCCGTAGCGGCACTTCCCACTTGAAGCTCATCGCGCAGGTAGTAGCGGCCCAGCTCGCGGCCAACCGGAGCACCTGCAATCGTCAGCACACCTCCAAAGTTCGTCTGCACCAGAACCCCGACCGTGTACCCACCCAACTTCGGCGGCAGGCGCCGAGATGCGGTCCCGATCCCGCCCTTGAAGCCAAACGCTACCGTTCCGGTGCCCGCGCCCACCGAGCCTTCTTCGATCGGCCCGCTCCTGGCGTTCTTGATAGCGGCAAACACGTCCTCGCGGGTGATGTGTCGTCCGCGAACGTCGTTCAAGTAACCATCGTTGGTTTCGCCGACCAAAGGGTTTATGGACATGACGTCCAGGTTCCCTGGCAAAGCCAGCATGTAGTCGATCAGAGCATCGGCCACACGCGGCACGCTCAGGGTGGAGGTGAGCAGGATTGGGGTCTCGATCTCGCCAAGTTCGTTGACCTGGGTTGACCCCGCCAGCTTGCCGAAAGCATTGCCCACGAAAACCGCGCCCGGTACCTTTTCGCGGAACAGATTGCCGCCATGGGGCAGGATCGCGGTTACGCCGGTGCGGACATCATTCCCGCGAATTATGGTTGCGTGCCCAACCTGAACTCCAGCGACATCGCTGATCGCATCGAGCGGCCCAGCCGGCAGGATGCCAATCTTTAACCCTAGGCTCGAAGTTCGCGGGCGCGGAGTGCCAGCCGGATTCTGACCGCTAGCCGCTGCGGCGGCCGCCAGCAAGACTGCTGTGAACAAAAGCTTCTTAGTCATGTTCTGATAGCGCGTTCGCCGTGAAGGCTGCCAGTTCGGCGAACAGTGCCTCTGCTCCCGCTTCTCTCTCCTCGCGAGGCAGCGCAAGCTGTCGCTCGATCTGGGCTTTGATTTTTTCCAGAGTCGGATCTGCCGGGCTCACCGGCAGAGACTCAAACAGCTGCTCGTGCGCCCGCTTGCGCTCCATCACTTCCCAGCCATCCAGAATCTGGCGATGCGCCGGTCCCTCCCAGATGGCGAGTATCATGGCCTCCCGCAGCCAGCGCTCCGCGCGAAACTCATGCAGGGTACCCAGCCCCCCATGCACCTCCATTGCCCACTTCGCGGTTTGCACGGCGAATTCCGCAGTCCAGTATTTTGCGAGATGCGCCACAAGGCGGAAAAGATGATAGCGATCCGAATATGGAGGCTTTTGCTGCCACACTTCGTTCAACAGTTCGAGTGCCCACCACGCCAGCTTTGAAGCGGCCCGGAGTTGCCGCAGCCGATCCTCAAACTGACGCCGCATCAGGGGCTGCTCGATCAGCGCCCTGCCAAAGACTATCCGCTGCTGTGCAAACGATAGGGCATCGGCCATCGCCCGCTGCGCCAGCGCCACGCTGCCCAGGCTGTTAGCCACCCGCGAGAGATTCAGGACTTCAAGGATGAGGTAAATGCCATGTTCAGCCTGACCCAGGAGCCAAGCCTCGCTCTCCCGCAACTCAATTTCTCCCGTCGGCACGGATCGCGTGGCGATCTTGTCTTTCAGCCTACGGATCGAGTAATTGAGGCGGCCGTCCTCGCGCTGCCGCGGAAGAAGATAGAGAGCCAATCCGCGCACGCCCGCCCCAGAGCCCTCGGGCCGTGCCGCCACCACCGCCAGCTCAGCCCCGGCATTACTGGCGAAGTATTTGTCCCCAGTTAAGGACCACTGATCTCCCACGAGCCTCGCCGTAGTCTCGACCGTCGCGCCGAGGTCGGAGCCGCCCTTGATCTCCGTCATCCACGTCGCTCCTTGCCAGACAGCGTCATCCTTCCGCAGCAACCTGGCTAAAAAGCGCTGCTGAAGCGCGGCATCGCCGTACTTGATCAGCGGGACGATGGTGCCGAGGGAAACGGTATAAGGGCACGCCAGCCCGGGATCAAAAAATGATGTCACGTAGGTCCCCAAACCGGCGGGGAACAGAGTGTCCTCTTCGAAAACACGCCAGAGAACGCCGCTCTGGTAACCCTGTTTCAGCATTCGCCAGTAATCGGGTGAGTACAGAATCTCATCCACCCGGTTACTGGAACGATCGAACATTCGTAGCCACGGAGTGCCCGCGCGGTCTACCGCATCGGAGATACCTTGTCCTTCCGTCTCCCACCACGATGTGTATTCCTGCAGCCAATCCGGCATGCGCAAGCCACTCACGACCGATTGCAGAAAAGACAGTGGTGACTGGAGGCTATCAAAGCTCATGAGTGGCTCTCACTAGCGGGTTCTCACGGATTATTGATTGCTAGAGAGAGTATCAGGAAGGGCTCTTAGCGCTACCTGGAATCGCGCTTGAGCCGTTCAGCGGGCGTCAGCGTACCGGGAACCCGCTCGTGAAATCCCAAGGCCGCCCCTGCGGCCGAGGGACCTCTGGGCCCTGCGGACCCTTTGTTATAATTTCGATGACCTCAAGTGGCGCTATCGTCTAGGGGTTAGGACGTGAGATTCTCAATCTCAAAACCCGGGTTCGATTCCCGGTAGCGCTACCAAGTTTCGCCGACCGCCTAGTACCAAGCCACCGCCACTTCCACCTGCTCCAGGTTGAAGGATTTTTCTCCCTGAAAAAAGACGCGCCAGGCAGACTCGCTGCGGTCGATATCGCCAACCACGATGAATCCTCCCGGGCAGCCGTAATTGATACGCATGCCGGCGATGGGAGCGGTGGCGCCGGTGAATAGGCTGCAACGCTCGCCATTTGTCAGCTCGAGTGCCCAGGGCAAAGTGTCCTTCTTCCACTCTCGCGACGAATGCTCCGTCGGCAGCGGAGAGGTGAGTGTCACGAGAACCACATTCGTGCTCCAGGGCGATTCCGGACAGGCAAGGAGATTCGGATCTCCCATGACATTCTGAAAGCAAGGGTCATGAATTGCGTTCTCGATGCTGCACCGCCAGGCGTCGGGCCGGCCGGCGGATGCGGCCGAGGCGGCGAAGCACTTTCCATTTCCGCGCGAGCTTGCGGTGAGCCCAGGAGCAAGGCGGCCGGCCTGAAATGGCGTCATGATTTTCACTTGCGTGGCCGGGCCACAGGTCCGGTCGGCCGACAGAGACATAGTGGGGGCCAACAGCAGAATCACAACCGCAAGGGTTACGATCTTGGTGTACACGTTGATCCTCCTTGCCGTTTGACGTAGCAAGAGCTTTTGCTGTCGAGAAACGTAGTATTCAGATGCTTGATGAGACGTTAGCTATTCCAACCATAGAGCCATTTACGATCACTGCGGTTCGAGGGAAGATTGCGACATCCCAGCGGAAGCTCATCCTCGTTGCGTGCGCGCCAGGGCTCGTTTCAGCGTCTGGTCCAGTGCGGACTTCGCCTCTTCGTACTCTTGCTGGTTGACGCGTCCCTGCTGGCGATCGACCTCCAGTTGAAACAGCTCCTCTTTAAGCGCTGCCAGCAGCATCGCCGGATGGCTGCTCGGGGGCGCTATAGCTGTACTCTCAGCTGCGGTAGCTTTCGAAGTTAGTGTCACTGGCATGCCCGTCGAAAGCTTGGAGCTTTGGGTGGAACGACCAGCAGCGGTTGGAACAGGGGCCGGTTCTATGAGATCAGCTGTCGCTGCCCGAGCCCTACCTGTACCCGGCCGGGTTGCGATGTACACTCCACCGGCAACCAAGACTGCCACGACTCCTCCCAGAATCGCCCAGCGGTATTGATGGAGCGGATCAGGCGCATCCACGGGAGGTCCAAGCCCGCCACCGGGGCGATTGTCCCGTCCCATCGCCTGTGCCTGCTGATTGGCCGCGCCGGCCGGCGCTCCCGCCTCGCCTTCTTCCTGCAGCACTCCCGTACCGCTCACCCGGAATGCAAGATCCTTGCCGGGAACTACGCCGCTCGCTACCTCGACGTTCGATTGCCCCCCACCAGGATCGTTCATCGGCGAGTAGGCAGCCGAGTCCTTGGCTTCGAAATTCATCGACTTGGGAAGCACTACCACGAAGTGCTGCATATCGCTGGTTATTTTTGGCGTGATGGTCGCCTCACCGCTGTAGGGGAGATGGTAGGCAATTTCGAAGCGCGTCTCGCCCGGACGCAGGGGGAAGACAAAAAAGTACCTCCCCTTTTCTGCCGGAACAGCGGCCGAATTTACCGGCATACCTCCGGGACCTGAGGCCAGCGACTGATCGATCTGTGCGCCTTCCGGTAAGTAAAACTCATAAGTTCGGTCCGACATTAAGGAGCGCGGCGGTTTGGAATTATTCTTTACAGAAATCAATTCCAACACTTGCAGCTGACCGCCGTCCGCCTGCATGCGCATCACGTTGACGTTGGTGGTGATGCCATCCAGTTTTTTCGCTGCGTCGTAGACTTTGATTTCTACCGAATTCACTCCCGGCCGCACCGGTCCGCCAGAAGGAAAATAGTTCACACCCTGATGATTGACGCGCACCAGATGCGGAACATTTGCGTCATCTATATTCAATGAGAACTTGCCCTGAGCGTCGGTGCGCGTGCGTCCGACCTCGCTCATGCCTTGCGACAGGGCCATCAGTACGACATCGTCTCCAGCCGCGGGCTTACCGGTGGTTTCGTTGGTTACAGTTCCGGTGAGCGTCTCGGCGGACGCAAGCCCACCCGGAAGCAACAGACATGCAAACAGTGCAACGCGGAATTTCAAGTTGAACTCCAGAATTTGATCGATCAGGCCGGCTGGACGAAACACATCCCACTAACCAGCTTTAGCTTTTTCCAGGCGCTCGATTTCACCCAGAATCGCAGCTGCCTCGTCTTCCAGTGAACCTCGCATCGTCAGGTAATCACTCTCAGGGAACTTGCCGGCGTTGTACTCGAAATTCAGATCGCGCAGGTTCTCGTAGACCGCTTCCTTGCGTTCCTGCAGATAAGCCAGTCGAGTTTTCTCCGCGCCAGTATCGTAGTCGCGAGAGGGCGTAAATATGTAGAGTAGCAATCCAATCGTCAGCGCAAGACAAGCCAGCGCGGTCACAGCTGGGTCTCCTGACGCGCCCGCTGACGCAGAGCCTCGAGTTCGGCGGCGTTGAGATTGGTGGCTCCAACCGGCGTCACCCGGTACTTCCATTTCCGAACCAGCACGATTACCAGGCCGATACCCACCATCAGCGCCAAATAGGGTGTGATCCACGCAACTCGATTGAATCCTGAAGTCGGAGGCGCCGCCAGAACCGTAGGTCCATATTTCTGAACGAAGGCTTGCAGGACCAGACTGTCACTGTCGCCGCGCTCCACGCCTGCCATCAGTTCGGCACGCATGCGCTCGGAGTACGAGCAGCCAACATGATTGCACTCCAGCAGGATCTGGTTGCAGCCACACTTGCACATCAGCTTGTGCCCGAGATCCTGGAAGCGTTGCTCCGCGCCATCACCTGCGCCCATGAAAGCCAGGCTGACGAGCACAAGGATCGCGAGCTGCACCGGTCTTTGAATCAAAGCTCGCATTTAATCACCCACCGCCGCCGGATGGCCAGTCTCCTGCTCCACGGTCGCACGGGCCGGCACGCGCGTCGCGATGCGGACAGCAGTGGTGCTGGGTATCAAAGCGATCAGCGTCCCGATAATCACGATCTGGACCCCAATCCATATCCACATCACCAGCGGGTTCAGATGGGCGCGGATGATTGGCCGGCCGCTATCCTGATTCAGTCCGCTATAAACAAGGTATAGGTCCTCTTGCAGGGTCGAACGATTAGCCACAATGGTGGCTGCCTGCTGGCTGGCTTTGTAGAAGCGGCGCTCGGGATAGAGCGTATCCACATGCCTGCCGTTCTTGCTCACGTCGATGATTGCCCACTCGCTGCTGTAGTTGGGATTGTCGTCCTGAGTGTAGGACTTGCACGTCATCGTGTACGGGCCGATCGACATGCTGTCGCCATTGCCCAATTCGCGCTCGATGTCGCGATTAAAGGCGGCGCCGGAGAAGCCGATCATGATCACGATCACGCCGAAGTGCACGATATACCCGCCATAGCGGCGCGTGTTGCGCCGCGTCAGTTGCACCATGGAGGCCAGCAGATTCTGTCCCGTATGCCGTGCGATCACGCGCCCGCCGCGAATGAACTCGGAAAAGACAGTCGCCGCCACCAGCACCGAGAGGCAGATCGTGATCAGGGAATAGAAAGCCGCCGTGTCGCTAAATGGCCGGAAGCCAAAAGCAATCAGGATCACAGCGGTTGCGATCGAGAGACACGCCGGAACGAGGAAATTGCGCTTCAGACTCTCGACCGATGTTTTGCGCCAGGCCAGCAACGGCCCAACTGCCGTCAGGATCAGCAGCAGCACGGCTACAGGAATATTCACCCGGTTGAAAAATGGCGGTCCTACGGTCACTTTTGTTCCCTGTACCCACTCGGAAAGCACGGGGAAGAGCGTGCCCCAGAGAACAGTGAAACAGGCGACGAGCAGCAGCAGGTTATTGAAAAGGAAGCTGGACTCGCGCGAGACCAGCGACTCCAACCGGTTCTCACTGCGCAGATGCTCGCGGTTGCGCACAAACCAGTAAACACAGACAGCAAGCGTCAAGGCCAGAAAGCCTATGAACCAGGTGCCGATTGAAGACTGGGCGAAAGCGTGAACCGAACTCACCACTCCGCTGCGGGTGAGAAATGTCCCGAAGATCGAAAGCAGGAACGTGCAAAAAATCAACCACACGTTCCAAACTTTTAGCATGCCGCGCTTCTCCTGCATCATTACCGAATGCAGAAATGCAGTGCCCGTCAGCCAAGGCAGCAACGAAGCATTCTCCACCGGATCCCATCCCCAATAGCCGCCCCAACCCAGCACCGAGTAAGCCCAGTGCGCGCCCAAGAAAATGCCGCAAGTGAGAAATAGCCAGGTCACCATCGTCCAGCGACGCGTGATATGGATCCACTTCTCACCCGGATACTTCATAATCAGCGCTGCGAGTGCGAATGCGAAGGGCACGGTGAATCCCACGTAGCCGAGATAGAGCATGGGCGGGTGGATCACCATCTCCGGATACTGCAGAAGCGGATTGAGGCCGTTGCCATCTGGAGGAAGCGATCCCTGCATCATGGCAAACGGGTTCGCGGGAAAATTTACCAGCAGGAGAAAGAACACCTGGACCGCTGCGATCACCACTGAAGCATGCGCCACCAGTCGAGGATCGACGCGATAGCGCAGGCGAAGCACCAGTCCATAGCTGGCTAACAGCAGTGACCAGAACAGCAGCGATCCTTCCTGTCCGGACCATAGCGCCGCAAACTTGTAGGGCGCGGGCAAGGCGCGATTGCTGTGATGGAAAATGTAGGCGATGGAAAAATCGTTCTGGAAGGTCGCGACCACTAACACCGCGGCTGCTACCAGCACCGCGATGAACACCGCGATCCCGGCTCGCCGCGCGCTCTCCGCCAGACGGTCTGACGCCTCGCCCTTGCGGAGCAACGCCAACACTCCGGCAACGAACGTGAATGCGCTCAGCCCGAGGGCCAGCAGGAGAGAGTAACTGCCTAATTCGGCCATGGAATGCTACAAGGACTGCCCGATGCGGTCATTGTTTCAGAATCCGCATAGCGTCGCAAGTTGGTCGGGTTTGCGCGCGTGAGCGCAACCCGTGCCCATAGGCAAAATCCCGAGACCGCTCCGGAACAACGCCGTCCCCTTCTGGAAAGGGTTGCAGTTACGGGAATTGACTCCACTCCAAGGATTGTTTTCTTCCTGAAGGTAACCGCCTCCCGCGTTACCGTGGTGACGACTGGTTGCACCGCGAAAAAAATTGCCGTGGTGCTGTGGGAGGATGGAAGTGAAAGCAACAATCCTCATTGCTGAAGCAGACGAAACCGTGCGCAAGCTGATTCGTACAGTTCTCGAAAATGCCCATTACGACATTCGGGAAGCCTGCGACGTCAAATCCTGCCTGGAGACGGCCAGGACGGAACATCTGGACTTAGTACTGCTCGACTGCGTAAGCCTCGACCTCGGAGGCATGACTACACTAAAAAAACTGCGGGTCGGCTACCGCACGGCTGAGATTCCTGTGCTGGTGATGAGCGCCGTGGGGCAATACAGTTACGGCTTTGCGCTCTGGTCAAACGGTTGGCTGGTGAAACCCTTTCGTGTTTCGCAACTGCTGCAGAGCGTCGATCGCGCGCTGAATGGGTGGTCATTCAATCAAAGATCAACACTACCGCCGGCGCTGACGGCTGCGGGATAACCGTGTGCCTCAGTGGCTAAAGCCAGTCTGTCTGTGAACTGTCGCGTATGCAGGGCTAATGCCCTGCTCCAACCGGCCTTAGCGCCCGCGAACGTTTACGCGCTGAAGCCTCTGTCTGTCAGTACCTGCACCATCTTGGAAAGACGACGATGATCATCATTGCGCAAGACGATGAACTTGAATGGCTGCAAGGTTCCACCCACATGGGCGTCAGGCTTCAAAAGTTCAACAATTCCGCTGACGGGACCAACAGCCGTATTCAGCCTGATTTGGGCCAAGGTGCCGGCACTGACCTGGTGAGTGAGCCGGGCAAGGCCTCCGGTGGTTGAAATCTTATGCAGGACCCCAGAAATCCGTCGTCCACCCAAGGCGAAACTCACGGCTTCGGAGTTGGGGACATGCACTCGGGGAGCCCGCAAGGTGGGTTGCGGGTAAGTCACATGGGCCATACGTACAAGCTTCGCAGCCGCCGCAGCTATCGCCTAGATTACCGCGGGGCGTTGTCCGAATTCTTGTGGGTAACCGGTTTCAGAAGTGAAGCCCCAAGAAAGCTAAAGCCCAGCCAGGCAGCAACTTAGCTGATCCCATAACGGGTTTTGGCCATGTCTACGATTTCCCCGATCAGCTGGGTGTAGGACCTGCCGGACTTCTTTGCCGCCATGGCGAACTCCTGGGTGCTGGCCAACCAAGGATTGGGATTGGCTTCGATCACGTAAATCTCGCCCTTATCCGTCAGCCGCATGTCGACGCGCCCATAATCGCGTAGTTTGCAGGATCGGTACGCGCCCAGGGCGGTCTGCTGCAGACGCTGTACCGTCTCTTCGTCCAGGTCTTCCACCGGGGCGGACTTGGTGACCTTGTAGGCTTCCGTTTCTTTGTCGAATTTCACGTCCTGGCCGGCGATCCGCGGCGTGCCCTTGGGCAGCTTGGACAAGTCGAGCTCAATTAAAGGCAAGGCCTCGGTGTGCTCGTAGCTGCCAAGCACCGCGCCATAGATCTCGCGGCCTTCGATGTATTCTTCGATCAGCGCCGGAGAGTCGAACTCCTCCTGGATGTATTGCACTCTCTCCATCATCTCTTTAATGCCATTCACTACCGAGCCGTTGTCGATTCCGATCGAGCCGTCTTCCGAGATCGGCTTCACGATCAGCGGAAACTTGATGTCATCGCTGTAATCAACACGACCTTTATAAGAAGAAGCGAAATAAGGGGTTTTGATTTGATGAAAGGCAAACATCTTCTTGGCGATTGCTTTGTCTTGCGCCAGGAAGAGCCCATGCGGCCCAGTGCCGGTGTAGGGAACGCCCGCCAGATCCAGGTAGGCAGCAATGTTCATGTCCTTGGTATCGTCGCCGGCGTACGATTCGGTGAGATTGAATACCAGGTCTGCGCCGCACTTGGCTACCGCGAGCAGCGATTGGCTACGCCCGTCCAGTACCTGATAAAAAGGTTCGTGGCCTAATTTTTGTAACGCCTCAAAAATTTCTTCGCGGTCGTGCTTCTCTTTCTTCTTCTTAGTTCGCTTCTTGGCATTCTTACGCACGCGAACCTCGGGTTCGGGCTCGGGAGGCGGCGCCTCTTCCTCGCACACGTCGTACAATACCGCGATTTTCAGCTTCTCGCTGGGCATCGCTCGCTCCGAAGCATGTTCCTGATGGGGGAGAAACTACGAGTATGTCCTACCTGCGGGAAATCTTGCCCGTGATGATAGTGACGATCCCGGTACCTCATGGATCGCGAGTTCTACTCCTGCACAAATTTTCCACGCAGCAGATAATTCATTGCCAACGCCGTGGCATATACGGAGATTTCGGCCAGGTATTCGCGTTCGCGGCCGACCTCCGCAAGCAAACCCAGGGCGCCTACTCGCTGCGCTATTGACTCTATCAATTTTCTCACTAACGGGCGCTGCACGCCCGTCCAATACGTCACCTTGTCCACTAGTGTTTTCTGATTTTCGGTGAGCATGTCCGCTGCTGGGCGCACTCCCTTCTTGCGCCGCTTCGATACATTGAAGATGTCCATCAGGTCGGCATCGAGAGCCAACTCCGCCGGAGCGAGTTGCTGCTCCACCGCCTGCTGATAGAACTCCTTCACCGTGGTGGTCATCTCTTCCACGGTGACGTCCGTCTCGCCTTGGGGCTTCAGCGGTTCGACGTCCGCGAGGCGGTGAGCAATGCGGTCCACGTATTTCAACTTCTGCAGGGCGCCCCAATTTTTGTACTTCTCGCGCCAGCGGGAGCGGGGCGTCATCCAGACGGCAAAGGTCTCGGCAAAGTCCTCGTCGGGATGCTTCTGCGCATACCAGCCGGCAATGTGGCGCACGAAGCGGCGCGAAAATGCGATGGGACGATAATTCTCCCGGTAGGGCCTGCGAAACGGACCGAAAAGCTCACGCCACTCTAGCGTCTTGAAGAGCCCATACGCGTAGTTGAAAGCATGACCGGCTTCGTGCCGCAGGTACATCATGATCTCGCGCGTGTCCTCGAGATCGTTCATCTCCTTTTCCAGGCGCGCCAGTTGCGGATTGGCCAAATAAAACGGAATGCCAATTACCGGCTCGCCCGACGGACAGCCCCACTCGTCGGTGAGATAGCACGGAGGATGGAACTTCTTCAGCCCTTTGCGCTCCAGTTCGCGATACAGCTGCTGGACGAATCTCTCCAGCGGCGATCCCTCCAACTTCAGCCCGAGATCACGAATGGGCTTGCTGAGGATCTCCTGGACATCAGGCGGAGTTTTCTCAAACGCACGCACTTGGTTTCCGAAAGATTAGCACGCAGCGCCCGTGGGTACAGA of Terriglobales bacterium contains these proteins:
- a CDS encoding ATP-grasp domain-containing protein; its protein translation is MPSEKLKIAVLYDVCEEEAPPPEPEPEVRVRKNAKKRTKKKKEKHDREEIFEALQKLGHEPFYQVLDGRSQSLLAVAKCGADLVFNLTESYAGDDTKDMNIAAYLDLAGVPYTGTGPHGLFLAQDKAIAKKMFAFHQIKTPYFASSYKGRVDYSDDIKFPLIVKPISEDGSIGIDNGSVVNGIKEMMERVQYIQEEFDSPALIEEYIEGREIYGAVLGSYEHTEALPLIELDLSKLPKGTPRIAGQDVKFDKETEAYKVTKSAPVEDLDEETVQRLQQTALGAYRSCKLRDYGRVDMRLTDKGEIYVIEANPNPWLASTQEFAMAAKKSGRSYTQLIGEIVDMAKTRYGIS
- a CDS encoding P1 family peptidase, which gives rise to MTKKLLFTAVLLAAAAAASGQNPAGTPRPRTSSLGLKIGILPAGPLDAISDVAGVQVGHATIIRGNDVRTGVTAILPHGGNLFREKVPGAVFVGNAFGKLAGSTQVNELGEIETPILLTSTLSVPRVADALIDYMLALPGNLDVMSINPLVGETNDGYLNDVRGRHITREDVFAAIKNARSGPIEEGSVGAGTGTVAFGFKGGIGTASRRLPPKLGGYTVGVLVQTNFGGVLTIAGAPVGRELGRYYLRDELQVGSAATDRGNGSVMVVVATDAPVDARNLKRLAAR
- a CDS encoding cytochrome c-type biogenesis protein CcmH — its product is MRALIQRPVQLAILVLVSLAFMGAGDGAEQRFQDLGHKLMCKCGCNQILLECNHVGCSYSERMRAELMAGVERGDSDSLVLQAFVQKYGPTVLAAPPTSGFNRVAWITPYLALMVGIGLVIVLVRKWKYRVTPVGATNLNAAELEALRQRARQETQL
- a CDS encoding response regulator is translated as MKATILIAEADETVRKLIRTVLENAHYDIREACDVKSCLETARTEHLDLVLLDCVSLDLGGMTTLKKLRVGYRTAEIPVLVMSAVGQYSYGFALWSNGWLVKPFRVSQLLQSVDRALNGWSFNQRSTLPPALTAAG
- a CDS encoding heme lyase CcmF/NrfE family subunit, coding for MAELGSYSLLLALGLSAFTFVAGVLALLRKGEASDRLAESARRAGIAVFIAVLVAAAVLVVATFQNDFSIAYIFHHSNRALPAPYKFAALWSGQEGSLLFWSLLLASYGLVLRLRYRVDPRLVAHASVVIAAVQVFFLLLVNFPANPFAMMQGSLPPDGNGLNPLLQYPEMVIHPPMLYLGYVGFTVPFAFALAALIMKYPGEKWIHITRRWTMVTWLFLTCGIFLGAHWAYSVLGWGGYWGWDPVENASLLPWLTGTAFLHSVMMQEKRGMLKVWNVWLIFCTFLLSIFGTFLTRSGVVSSVHAFAQSSIGTWFIGFLALTLAVCVYWFVRNREHLRSENRLESLVSRESSFLFNNLLLLVACFTVLWGTLFPVLSEWVQGTKVTVGPPFFNRVNIPVAVLLLILTAVGPLLAWRKTSVESLKRNFLVPACLSIATAVILIAFGFRPFSDTAAFYSLITICLSVLVAATVFSEFIRGGRVIARHTGQNLLASMVQLTRRNTRRYGGYIVHFGVIVIMIGFSGAAFNRDIERELGNGDSMSIGPYTMTCKSYTQDDNPNYSSEWAIIDVSKNGRHVDTLYPERRFYKASQQAATIVANRSTLQEDLYLVYSGLNQDSGRPIIRAHLNPLVMWIWIGVQIVIIGTLIALIPSTTAVRIATRVPARATVEQETGHPAAVGD
- a CDS encoding acyl-CoA dehydrogenase family protein, translating into MSFDSLQSPLSFLQSVVSGLRMPDWLQEYTSWWETEGQGISDAVDRAGTPWLRMFDRSSNRVDEILYSPDYWRMLKQGYQSGVLWRVFEEDTLFPAGLGTYVTSFFDPGLACPYTVSLGTIVPLIKYGDAALQQRFLARLLRKDDAVWQGATWMTEIKGGSDLGATVETTARLVGDQWSLTGDKYFASNAGAELAVVAARPEGSGAGVRGLALYLLPRQREDGRLNYSIRRLKDKIATRSVPTGEIELRESEAWLLGQAEHGIYLILEVLNLSRVANSLGSVALAQRAMADALSFAQQRIVFGRALIEQPLMRRQFEDRLRQLRAASKLAWWALELLNEVWQQKPPYSDRYHLFRLVAHLAKYWTAEFAVQTAKWAMEVHGGLGTLHEFRAERWLREAMILAIWEGPAHRQILDGWEVMERKRAHEQLFESLPVSPADPTLEKIKAQIERQLALPREEREAGAEALFAELAAFTANALSEHD
- a CDS encoding carboxypeptidase regulatory-like domain-containing protein yields the protein MKFRVALFACLLLPGGLASAETLTGTVTNETTGKPAAGDDVVLMALSQGMSEVGRTRTDAQGKFSLNIDDANVPHLVRVNHQGVNYFPSGGPVRPGVNSVEIKVYDAAKKLDGITTNVNVMRMQADGGQLQVLELISVKNNSKPPRSLMSDRTYEFYLPEGAQIDQSLASGPGGMPVNSAAVPAEKGRYFFVFPLRPGETRFEIAYHLPYSGEATITPKITSDMQHFVVVLPKSMNFEAKDSAAYSPMNDPGGGQSNVEVASGVVPGKDLAFRVSGTGVLQEEGEAGAPAGAANQQAQAMGRDNRPGGGLGPPVDAPDPLHQYRWAILGGVVAVLVAGGVYIATRPGTGRARAATADLIEPAPVPTAAGRSTQSSKLSTGMPVTLTSKATAAESTAIAPPSSHPAMLLAALKEELFQLEVDRQQGRVNQQEYEEAKSALDQTLKRALARTQRG
- a CDS encoding putative zinc-binding metallopeptidase; this encodes MRAFEKTPPDVQEILSKPIRDLGLKLEGSPLERFVQQLYRELERKGLKKFHPPCYLTDEWGCPSGEPVIGIPFYLANPQLARLEKEMNDLEDTREIMMYLRHEAGHAFNYAYGLFKTLEWRELFGPFRRPYRENYRPIAFSRRFVRHIAGWYAQKHPDEDFAETFAVWMTPRSRWREKYKNWGALQKLKYVDRIAHRLADVEPLKPQGETDVTVEEMTTTVKEFYQQAVEQQLAPAELALDADLMDIFNVSKRRKKGVRPAADMLTENQKTLVDKVTYWTGVQRPLVRKLIESIAQRVGALGLLAEVGREREYLAEISVYATALAMNYLLRGKFVQE